In Lineus longissimus chromosome 5, tnLinLong1.2, whole genome shotgun sequence, the genomic stretch TTAGTTTAGCGTGGTACTACCACAAAGAAATTGTACCATTTCATATTGTGAGACAATGCAATACACACTCGTGAATAGAACTGTTGCTCTACCCATCTTTATGCCACCTCCCTGCAAAAATTAAAAGAGTTCTGTCCTGTCACTACCTCCTTGAAGACATTCTAGGCAGACTCCAAAGACACTTACGCTTGTTCCTGTAGAAGCTACCAGAGATGTTGATCTCCTCACATCTCAGAATTACTACTCTTTGTCCTGAAAGAGATTTCAAACCATATTTTAGCAATGAAAATGCGTAATACTACCAGGTGATATTCACCTCTACTGTTTCAATATCTCTTGCTATGCATAACAGCAACAGCCTAAGCCATGACAACCTGCATTAGTTGGAGACTAAGTCTTAATGAAACTTCTTCACTTGACTTTCATGATTGACATGAACATAGTGAAGGAGCATACTGGGAGGGCAATTTTTTTGGTATGACGCCACTGATTAGTGTGCGAACCAGGTCAGAATCATTTCAGTTCTCTTGACTATACCtctctcctctcttgctctACTATTTACTTACCATTAAGAATAGTTTTGGCCACAATCGAAGATAATCTCCCAAGGAGATGACCCCTGGCGTCGATAATGATAGGCTGGAAAAAAAGGTAGATCACAGATCAGCAACAAGAGTAATTATTTAGGACTGGAAAAAATCTGCAAATCACAAAGATATGGCCAGTGAAAGATGATGAATAGGGCCTGGGCTTTTTAGCATACAGTACAATACATATCCAAATCTTTCCTGTAACTAGTGTAGGTGTAAAAAGAACAGCCCTATTCAAATTGAATACCCGGAGAAGTGATAAGTCCAAAAAAAATGAATGGCCACATCTAACTCTGGCACTGCCCGGGCCCTACATAATCAAGGCAAATCTCTCCTCGATGCCTTGGAATTCTGTTATCAAGCACTACTTTCATGACATGACCCTCATGCAGTCTACACTACAGCACCTTGGTGTCCGACATTAGGTTCACCCGTCCGGTAACAGGACATAACGTATTACGTGTACAAATACACTGCCAGCATGGACAAGCCCGGTGACAACACCATTCAAAAGTGGTTTCAATCACCCGATTTCAAACATACGAATCAGTTTATTTGATTTTTCCAGCTTTCTTTAGATGATAATCATTTATTAGGTTTACTTCGCTGATCTTTATTTGATGTATATGTCGAAgaattatgcatttattttgtcGAAAATTTCAGTACCTTCGTTGAGAAACCCATGATAGCAAAAAGAGGACGACGGGGGCACTATTTCGAGAAACACGGAGTTCCCGACTGGATTGTGCTATTTTTAGCCCGAAATAATGAACGCATTCAGTGAGTGTTGGCCAATTTGCACATACCGTACCGGCAAAAGTCACACGAAAAGTGACCTTTTTCGGCCGATTTTTTCGACAtttaatgaaaaagatgaagtaaaatagagtaaaaactGAATACATATTGCTCATTCAACGTTTCAATTTGGTCAATTGCGGTAAAAGTTATGTCAGATCGTCGTACAAAGCTGTTTTCTGCACAAATTCCAGCCTCGTCTCCATGAAATGTTTACATATTTTTCATGTTggcctataggcctatgtaCTTGTGCGTTATCGTCCCAGTACTGTGTCGAACCTGTCGTGCAACTTTGTTCAACTTCAAACATTTGTCTCCTCTGGCACTTTTGCTGATGCACCTATAGACATAGTCGATGTAGTAGTACAGCAAGGGATGTTTGTAGGCCCTAAATGTAGTGAGTCTCGGAGTCGGCCCCGGGTCTCGGCGAGGGCCTATCAAAGCGGAATGTCATCTACCATTGTGAATGTGACTGATTGTCGTGTCACAATTGCAACAGAAGCTGGTTCAACAATTAGCCAGATTTTTGTGTCGATTCTGATTCTGCAGCTTCTATCGATGGTCAACCATGGTTACCTGTTACCATGTCGATCGCGCACACAACTGTAAGTGTGACAACAATGGTTCAAACTCCTAAAAATATGTAGGCCTAGGTGCCTTTAGCCGCTTTGGGCCAACCTATTCGTCAATACTGATTCCAAGTGccagtattcaaattcaatcaaatgCAAACTGATTTTCTACTTGCAGCATACACAATCATCATGAATGACCCCAGGGCTGTCAGAAGAcgtaaaaataaatcaaaagtaACTGTCACGACGGTTCATCCAAGTGCGACCAGTAATCATGAACCCAGGAATATGTCAGCGAACACAGAAGAGGACACTGAGGCTGAAGTCAACTGGTTCCTCAAGACAATCTCCTTCATACTGGGCGTATCGACCGTAGTGATCCTTGGTTATATATATGCTCGCCACATCAACACCCTGCACGAGAATCAACTATGGTTTTCCAACTTAAAGGTAAAAATTTAAAGGTTTAGACTAGAGCCTAGATAAGAGTACTAGGTGACCTGTCTTGCCTGAAGACCAGAAGGCCTTTCGAAGAATTCAACATCTCAGTTTCTCATATCTGCTATGTCTATTGGTTTGTCATTCTTCCTAGAGGTGGTGCAGCCAGATAGAAATCTGTTGACcaatcacagctgtcaccaACCAGACATCAATATCCAGACTCTGTtgccaatacatgtaatttctttATTGATTATACAACAGATGCTACCAGATGTTGATGGGATGTTATACAATGCTTATAGAATAAATCATTAGCCCCTGATGACGAAGCACTAGCGCTGTGCAAGCAGTCATTTAGGATCTTATCTAAAATTCACATTATTTCCTCTGCAATACAATTAAAATTCTGTTTGAATCGTAAATGATTGCAGTCATTCCGTCAGATTGGTCATATTGGACTTTGGAGTGGTTTTGCTGGAAATCGTTAACTTAGCAGAAAATGAAAGAATCGAGAAGACGCCACGTCCTACACAGAGACAGAAAGAGCACTAACATTCATGGAGGCCAAAGTTCTTTTCATGTACATGAGGGCGTGGTAGGATTATCAGGATTTAGTGGGTTAACGAGTGACTGGCTGTTTAAGCTTTTCTCCTTTTTGTTGGGTCTTTTTGTGTGCTATTACCTGGCGGATAAGTATGCCAGATACATCTACTTGTCGCATGAGAATGCCTTGTGGTTCTCGAATATAAAGGTTTGTGGCATTTTGAAGACCtgggttgattttgcttgggctCTCTATTGATTGATATATCTCCTTGTACCCTTCCCTATTTGACCAATATTCAGCTCTCCCCAGAATTTGGGCTGGCTGTGATACAAACAAACTCCTTCAATCCAATTAGGACTCATTCCTACAACTTACAGTGAATGCAAAGACAACAGCTTTCTCCATTAAAGGTAAATGACTCTTTTTGGTGCATAACTAACTCATCACATCATAAATATCAAATTTCAGGAGGTTGAGAGGGAGATATCTTTCCGCACAGAGGCCGGTCTATACTACTCTTTCTTCAAACAAATGGTAGAAGCCCCCTCTTTCAGCCAAGGACTCTATGACCTTGCCCATGACAACGTCACAGAACATCTGAGAACAATCAACATACTGGAGAGATTTAACGTATATCAGGAAGTTATTGTTTGTGCTCTTTACAAGTTTGCACCAATCAAGGTAGGACATCAATCAATGTCGGGGAAGGGATCAGTATGAGCAGAAAAACCTTTAGTAAATTGGGCTATAAATCAAGTTTCTTCTCCTGTCAGAAGTACATTGCAAGTTACTGAGTGGTCCCAACAGGATCAATCaacatttcatgtacatcttCTCATTTTGTGCCTTGTTCCCTTTTTCAGATCGAGCCCATATTTTTCTACATCTATAGTGTTTTCTTCTTGCACGGTTTGCTGATCTGTGCCATCTACTCCATCACCTGGTTACTCTCGCGATCTTGGATCGCAGGAGCACTCACAGCACTTTTCTACATTTTTAACAGGTTTGTTCTTTTATCATTAGAGTAGTAGAGAAAAGGCACATTTTGGACTTTTCTTTGGAGTAAATGTTGCAACCCTCCTTTAAAAATATGAGGTTTCTACACTCGACTTCCGAATTTAAAGCAGAAAATCAAAGCATCAATAACTCCTACTCAGTGTGTGGGCTGGCTTTTTTGCCTTGACTGCCACTAGTACCAGCTGAAGATTCTACCCCATCTGATGGAATAGAGGTTTTATCCACAGGCTTTCGTAAGTGTACAGTCAAGTTTAGCTTGCTTGCAAGGTACAACACTTTATCTTCTAGGTTTGACACAACTAGAGTTGAATACACCATTCCATTAAGAGAGAGCTTTGCACTGCCATTCCTCTGGGGACAAATAGCTGCTTTGACGTACTACTTATCTGCACAGACaacaaagaaaaagaaggtGAGATTTCTTGGGAAGTTCCACTGAAAAGTCCTTTGGACATCCAGCCAAAAGAGTGGTACAGTATGTTAAACAAGTTGGATATCAATATTGTTGATACCTTGATGTCACTTTCTGTGTCTCTACTACATTTTCCACTCTCAGAAACAGGATTTCTTTCACCCGCAGGTATATCCAAAGTCTTCTCTTTTGTTTCAGATCTTCTCATTATGTGTCATCACCCTGTGTACATTCTTCTTCGCCCTGACTTGGCAGTTTGCTCAGTTCATTCTCCTTCTCCAAGCGATGGCGCTGTTTGGTGTTGTCATGTTAGATATCATCCCCATGTACAAGGTAAGTAGTGTACCAACCGTTATGTGGTGGGGGGATGTTGAAAGAAACAGAAAAGTgcattactttgaagtaatgagtttttgttaATAGTCGTAGTTCCTACTGTAAACTGGTGATGTTCACGAAGCCAAGAGTATGTTCAtttgctaattttcattttgcatATATTCTAAATTCCATGTTTGCTGCCGCTCTTGGTCAACACAGTTTTTTCACTGCACTTTAGAGAGAATGGTGGAAGGTTTAGTGTTGGTGCAAGAGATGAAGTTTCCTATGACATTTTCAGGTTCGGAGTGTTTACACGATTCAGCTGTTCAGCCTGCTCAGTGTCTGCCTCCTCCAGTTCTTGAACAAGATGATCATCTCCTCGCTGGTGCTCAGCTTTATACCAGCCGCTTATATTGTATTCTTCATCAAGGTAAGGCTGCTTCCACACAGTCATTGAGTAAATGTAGTGTTATTTTCCTGTCTCTTCGTTAGTAATTTGAACATTGCGACTCCAGCAACATGTACTAAAACTCACCAAAAGCTTTGATAACTGTTCCAGGGCGATGTGATAAAGCCGTGTGGTATTGTTTTACGGATTCTGAAGGTGCTTCTCTCCATTGTCCTCGTGTTCTTCTTCACGGCCGTCATCAACGTCTCTCTGAAGGGCATTCTCCAACATGAAGCCGATGAACATATCTTCAAGTTTGTGGCACAAAAACTTGGCTTGGGAGACTGGAAGTAAGCTTTAAACCATTTCAATATTTGCAATGTTGAATGAAAGATCTGTTTAAACCAGCATGAACTCAGGTACAAGGAATTTTGTTTCATCTCAGCCAAAGGACCTGACAGTCGAAGTAAAGTGATGCCAAGACTTGTCAAGGTCAGAAGCAAGCTGTATCCAACACCATGATATCTTAAGCCCAATGCCTTAACCACTAGACCTGTCATCTGGTTTCTACTGTGTTTCAATGTTATAAAATGGTGTCGGTTAGTTGAATTGCAGTTTACCTTGTGTACTTGACTCGCACTGCTACAATTGGCCAAATCAAAAGATAGTTATTCTAATGATTTCATTTTGCAGGGATTTTGATTCCCAGCTCTACCTGTGTACCGGTGCCTTCAATGTCTTGCCATCTGATACATACGAACGTCTCACCACGCACTTAGTCTTCCCATTTTATGTTGTCACCCATTTCACAGTTCTTGTCTTCCTCGCTATGGCTGTGCTTCAGAATTGGAAGTAAGTGAATTCAATCCTTCTGTTATAAAACCAACTCGCAGGGCATTGTTGACTTCAGTGTCTCCTTGACGTTGACGAGTTGATGGGATACTGAGAGAGCATAACATAAATTGCAACCAGTTTTCCAAGAGATATATGTGCATATGCCTTTAGGCAAATGATGTGGAAATTAGCCGTTCTTTCAAAACTGATTGTCATTTCAGTTGTTGTGTTTGATTATCATGGCGCCTACTTGATTTCAGACACTTCTCCAGTTCAGATTCAAAAGACGATGCTCAAGAAGAGGTGAAGGAAGGCTTCATTACCAGTCCACACATTCTGTCGCAGAGACCAGAGCTAGCATTCCATGCTGGTGAGTTCTGCATTATTTTACGAGAGGTACAGAAAAGTGCTTTTCCACGATTCGAACCCAGACGGTTGATCAAGAAGGCTCTGAGAGCCTAGTGAAGTTGAACAGCATGTTTTTTATTAGCTGTTTTTTAACGCTCATATTATTCATTTTTCAGTTCAAACTGTGTTCTTTGCTCTGATGGCTATATCTACAATGAGATTCAAGTATCTGTGGACAGTTTACATGTGTATCATGGCCAGTGTTGGTATATGTGATTTCCATTTCTGGAAGAAGTTGCTCTCCAAGTTTAGGATTGAAGGCATTGTGGTTAGTATTGTTTTGTGGTTCATGAAGAACTGTGCCAGTTTTCTTATCATACTAGTACTATGAACAAATCTCGTGATTAGATTTGTATTTGGGTAAGGGTAAGCTACGCACAAGTTGAAAAGGAATGGGACTGCGGTCTTTATGTTGATGGCATCTGCAGAGACAATATCACACTTGAAAATCTCAATACAATGATTTGCGATTCCAGCTTGAAATTACGAGAAATGGTGTGACGATTATCGTTTTGGCGGCACTACTCATCAAAGCTCTTCCACCCGTTTTGAAAAATCTCGAGGACCTGAAGGAATTCTATGATCCTGATACTGTAGATCTGATGGAGTGGATCAAGTAAGTGTTTGGCAACTGCTTTCTGTGTCCAACGTTTCATTCTGCATACCTGGACCACCTGATAAACAGCACAGAGCTCTGCGCTAATTTGTGACCTCTTGCTTCCAGAAAAGACACTGCACCGACAGCTGCATTTACTGGTAGCATGCAGCTCCTGGCTGGGGTGAAGCTGTGTACGGGAAGACCACTAACGAATCATCCACATTACGAAGACAAGCAGCTGAGGGAACGAACAAAAGAGGTGAAATAGCTTTATTCAACCAAGATGGAGGAGATTAATCCATTGAAATCGGGAACTTCTCATGCTTGTCTTCACTCCCTTGGTACCTCGTTTGCTCAATAGATGGGCTAAACTGTTGCTCCCTTGCTACTCAAGCGGTTTGTTGCTCTTGCTTATCTTGAAATGGAGATCAATCACAATGAAAAAAGCTACCAAAAGTCCTTTGCCTCTTTGATGATAATAACTGTTTACAGGTTGCCTGAGAAGTTAGATTTGTAGCAATACTTGGGACTTCTATTCAAGTGCGCATAGTGATCTGTTGTTCTGTCTTTAGCTGTACCAGTATTATGGCCGAACTCCACCTGACAAGGTCCATGAGATAATGCTCAAGTATGACGTCAGCTACATCATCCTGGAAGACAGTATCTGCCTTGCCCAGTCCACTGGGTGTAGAGTGCCTGATCTAATAGATGTACTAAATGGAGAGGTAGGATGATCATTGATGATGTCTTTAAGGGCTGGTCAATATCTGAAACGACAAAAAGAAGATTGCTGAGCAATAGTTATGTGTCACTCTGCTTGGAGGAGGTGTTATTTACCAAGCTATTCCATATTCAACCGTCACGATACTGAAACTTAAAACACTCATGTAATGGTCACAAGCGATGTGTCAACCAGAAAATCACAGTTTTAATAACCTCACTGACCCCATTTCTTTGTTGTATTCTCCAGATTCCTGACCATGGTCGAGCAGAGGAAAGACTTAAACGATCTGATGTTCCAAGATTCTGCAACGAGATTCGCTATAGCAAACCTCACTTTACAAAAAATTTCAAACTAGTCTTCAGTAATAGGACATTCAGGGTTTACAAGGTCCTCGGACTGGAACCCTCATCTCAGCAGTAATGTGTACCAAGTGCATAGACTTGACTTTGTTGCTGGATTGGCGAGGGCCGTGTCATTTGTTTTCTGTCGTTTTTAGAGAAATGTTTCATGCTCAAACCCCAGTGATCCAGTTCGCTAATAAATAAACAGTGGATATTGGTAGCCTGGGTGCCACCAACTGGACCCATGGCTCCCACCTGTAGCCCCCCTTTAAAGGCTCTGATGTGGGATTACTAGTGAGTGTTTCGTTGTTGAAGCAGTTCACTGTCGTGCAATAGTTTTCTACCAGGGGTGTACCCGTACAAATGAATATGGACTGCAGAGATAAAAAGTTGACCAAACATGTAGAAATTCTTTGTGCCATCATACACGTATGTACTAAAAGTTCAACCTGTCCTGATTTTAAGTTTCTGCCGACATATCATATAAATGGACCTTACCCTGTAGATGGAGCAGGCTCACTATTCTTTCATCTGAAATACAGGAGATTTCAATATGAAAGTCACTCACATGGCTGATGTTATAATGGCACTAcccatgtacatgaacattgtaTCATTCATAACGCCATGTGTGTTGTTTGTTATTGTACTtagatttcttcatttcagctcTCTCAATACTAGTAGCCGGGACTAGTAGCCGGGACTAGTAGCCGGGACTAGTAGCCGGGAATAGTAGCCAGGACAAAATCACTTCAAACAATGTAGCTTGAGTTGAGAAGGGGGAAGGGATCTATTTGATATATATTGTATTATATTACATCGGTCTTGGTGCCGATCgttgactttaaaaaaatgttagATATCTTATGTACCATACCAGTCTTTATCATTTACTATAATAGTGCCAGTTTATGAaagaataaaatgttaaattccTATTTCATGTAATCAACTCTTACTCATTCTTTCGTCGATTTCTTGTTGTGGCCACAAATAGGCACACCAACATTGTAAGCCTGGTCTTCACAGCCCACAAAATGTTCTTTCTAGGAAAAGAACATTTGGTCTCATATCAAGAAAAGTCGATGCCAATGACATCGGAACCTAAACCCGCATGCAGTGTCCAAAACCACATAATATCACATACGGGCCCACATCCCACAGACCAAGAAGCTAAATAGACCATACCCGAATGTGAAGTGGGACACGTGGAGGTTTATACCGAATATGTCACAACCTTCATCGCAGCTCACGTGATCGCAGAAGGCAATATATTGAAATGTTCCCGCCATCACTGCGAGCGCCTCCTAGCTCCTCCCGACCCCTGGTGTCTAGTGATGTTACATCGATTTCAGTCGGCCGGGATTGCAGATAATTTTCGGTTGCTGCCCGCTTTCTACACCACCGCTGATGACCCAGACGTCAATGATGGCAATGGTAAGCTACTACTAGCTCGGCTATCCTCAGAATACAGCTATTTGTAAAATTGTGGTTTACGCTGGCTGGcgtatatcgatatcgttgtcTGGTTTCAGCGGGCGCTGCGGACGGACACGATCACGTGGTCGCCGACTATAGTTCCGCGGGATGTTCAAAGTTCCGCGGGATGTTCAATAGAGTCAACTCTCATCCTTCCTGAGGAAATGAGAcgagaccacaattgattttccaagccatttccagttatttcaaattccCGCCATCAAacaatgcgtcaagtagtgaaactgaaattcggatatgatatacgggttagtcttgcgagtaactggtgcgatttaaattggtgattgaccacggaaatttttttttaaattgacaagtttgacacaagtggacatttttacccatttcggccattttcactccaaatttgaaccacccccctatggccaggttgtcaaaattgaaaattattttttttaccaaacaatttatttatatctgtacttgccacagcaaatattttttcaatacctctccaaatatgtacttgagagtaaaaaacatgcactagtctaatagataggcctcgaccctccaacctatgaatattcattagtggtcttgtctcaaatcaggggttaatgttcgcttctccggggCTGATTTCATAAGGATGCCGCCCATCGAGCACGTTTCTATTATGTTGCCTCTCCATCCCATAATCCAAATGATCGTGACCGGGCGATATGTAGATTAGGGCGTGGCTCAATTAAAATATATAAGCTTTGTTGTTAGTGTTACAGAGACCTGCTCTGTAATATTATAATATTGGGTGTGTAGTTCCGACGTTCTTATGTCAAGTCAACAACATTAGGCCTCCCAGTAGTCCTCGTATATACAAAGTGTACACGTGCATGCATACATTCTCAAGGCCTAATGTATAAGTACAGCATAGGCCTATAGCCAGATAATGTCattaatacttgacttgccaaactcagctcgacgccgaactgcagcgccactcgcggacaaagatagaacaactcgacatttttttcaccggttttctcgctgcgcatgcgtaccagcggaaatcaacaaaagatgacgctggtacgcatgtgcagcaagaaaaccggtgaaaaaaatgtcgagttgttctatctttgtccgcgagtggcgctgcagttcggcgtcgagctgagattggcaagtcaagtattattACGCTTTGACCATTTATTTGTGAGCAGTTGCTAGGCGATCTAATATTATATGTACGTgtactttaacatgtttaagagaGTTCTGGAATAGCTGTCCAATTAAGTGGAAGGTACGGATTTCCGGCTCGATACTAGATAGTCCGACTCATCATCAATCCAAGTTCTTGTTATCAATAAACTAGATGCTGTTCACTCCTGCTGCATTGTTAGTTCGTCCCAGATCTTCCATCGGTCTGGGAAAGGACAAGAACTCGTCTTAGTTTGAAGGTGGAGCAGTGCAGCTCACTTCAACATTCTGATTAGTGGCTGGCGTGTTTAACCCCTAGACTAAAGATGGTAGCAGTATAGGCCTATAGTATACTTCTGCTGATGAAATAACTGTCTTCATGAAAGTCTCATGAGTTGGCTTTGACTCACCGGTATCCCATTCGCTTTCAGACAAAATCTGACAACATGTACGAACAGCAGACGACAGTGATCGTTCCCCGCGGCTGGGATGTGGAGCAGTTGCCTGAAGAGTTCTCCGTCCCCAGAGCAAAGATTCCAGGGTATCTCCTCCTTGGTGCTGGCATCTTGAATGGTGCTGCCTTCATTTTCGTCGTCAAAGTCCTCATTTCTAGCTTAGATCTACGCGGTCTCATCGAGTTCGGCATTTCGTTCGTTTTGTTTTCTCTTATTGGGATCCTTGCCATTGTTGCAGCGTCTAAGGGTATGACAAAACGAGGCTTAGTGGTTGCTGTGGTGGTCCTGTCTTCGTTGGCGGTTGTCTACGACTTCGTTGAGGTAAGCATGAAGTATTCCATAGATATGCCGTCCCATAGCCGTGTCTCTGGGACTATCTCCTTTGAGCAAAGATCCGTTACACAATCGGCGTCGTCCCTCCCCAAGGAGTCAATGTAGGATGACGCTTCCCCTGATCGAGTTGCCTCTGGAGTATAATTCACCGCGCAACTCCCTGCTACCAATATAGGTATCAATAGCTTGATTGACAGATGCAACAGGTGATTGCTGGACACTAACCCAGACAAGACGGCACTCAAATCGGCTCACGCTGGTGCCCAGGCAAAACCTCATTTTGGTGACAACTCGCCCTTCGTGGATATTTGCCGGACAGATACGGGTGCCTCACTAAAATTTGATATTGCCGTCTCACTGGTTGCCTTATTGGTTCATTTCTGCTTGCCTTTCAGATAATTATGCAGTCCATGGCCGTGTTTTTGGGAGTTGCTGGGATACATGCTGAAGATGAGGACGTCAGAAACTTTGCTATTGTAAGTAGAACAATGAAGGAAAAACATTATGCGATAAAGAGGATGCTACATTTTCACTCGCTGAAAAATCGTCCTCTGTCATTTCTGTCCATACCAGGTTCCGGACACCCCAGTGTCTTGACAAATACCATTGCAGGGTGGAAGGCTGAACAAAATGGCCCGATTTCTATTTAGGAATTTAAAACCCTAACCGTACCACAATCAGGGACCGAATCTTTTCTGAAACGATGCCCCAACTCGGCACTTGTAACCTCTTTGTTCTCACCACCAATGTCACGTCAACCTTTTACATATACCTACACGGATGGACCACTGTCATAGTAAAAGACGTATCAAGCTGTCACGATTTCGTATAAAATAATGTTTAGAATCCACGGCCATTCTATCCCAgtacatttcaaacttctacacctgcAAAATACCACAGCTAAAAGGTGTTTTTTTACTTCGTATTCCAGATCATTCTTGCCGTGGCAGGCTCCATGCTGTTCATCTCATTGCTCGTCTTCGCCGTGCTTATCGCACTGATCGTCATCGGGAGTAAGAGGATTTGTCAATGTTGCGGAGCACCTCCTGCGCAAACTCCAGCTGCTGTGCAATATCAGGCCACCCCCACCGCACCCCCGCCCTATTGAGTTGCGAACAATGACGCCCGACATGTTGAGCTGGGTCATACTAtacactccgaacgcagtgGATTGGCCTCGTCTCTCCATCTAAGGAGGGGTGATTAGGATCGGACTATCTCAGGAGTCTAGGTCATGACCAAGTTTGAGGACCATGGCAGgcgcatgtaggcctatacctacCCCGCTGGGACAATAAAAAATACCCCCGCCGCAAAGACTCTACAGCAGATTCTCAGCATGCAGGACATCTTGCGCGATGTCCGATCAGGACTTGAGGGATCAGGCATATCACTGACCGAAAGTGGTCATTGTTTTATGTTGACTTTGTATGTTGTAGAGCCTGTATTATAATTTCTGTTCATTAAATGTGCTATTTAAGTTTGAGCGTTTAGTTGTTTAACGAAGGCCTTCATGTGTGTTAAAGGACAAACAAATGTTCATACGTTCAATGCATTCTCCTTGAATCCTGCCTTACAAACAGCACGCCCTCCGGCCACAACAAATGGTGGTACTCGGATGCCCGACCAGTCGACAATAGTCACAGCCAACTGCATTGACGGACA encodes the following:
- the LOC135487964 gene encoding protein C-mannosyl-transferase DPY19L3-like isoform X4; translation: MNAFTYTIIMNDPRAVRRRKNKSKVTVTTVHPSATSNHEPRNMSANTEEDTEAEVNWFLKTISFILGVSTVVILGYIYARHINTLHENQLWFSNLKEVEREISFRTEAGLYYSFFKQMVEAPSFSQGLYDLAHDNVTEHLRTINILERFNVYQEVIVCALYKFAPIKIEPIFFYIYSVFFLHGLLICAIYSITWLLSRSWIAGALTALFYIFNRFDTTRVEYTIPLRESFALPFLWGQIAALTYYLSAQTTKKKKIFSLCVITLCTFFFALTWQFAQFILLLQAMALFGVVMLDIIPMYKVRSVYTIQLFSLLSVCLLQFLNKMIISSLVLSFIPAAYIVFFIKGDVIKPCGIVLRILKVLLSIVLVFFFTAVINVSLKGILQHEADEHIFKFVAQKLGLGDWKDFDSQLYLCTGAFNVLPSDTYERLTTHLVFPFYVVTHFTVLVFLAMAVLQNWKHFSSSDSKDDAQEEVKEGFITSPHILSQRPELAFHAVQTVFFALMAISTMRFKYLWTVYMCIMASVGICDFHFWKKLLSKFRIEGIVLEITRNGVTIIVLAALLIKALPPVLKNLEDLKEFYDPDTVDLMEWIKKDTAPTAAFTGSMQLLAGVKLCTGRPLTNHPHYEDKQLRERTKELYQYYGRTPPDKVHEIMLKYDVSYIILEDSICLAQSTGCRVPDLIDVLNGEIPDHGRAEERLKRSDVPRFCNEIRYSKPHFTKNFKLVFSNRTFRVYKVLGLEPSSQQ
- the LOC135487964 gene encoding protein C-mannosyl-transferase DPY19L3-like isoform X3; this encodes MFVGPKCTYTIIMNDPRAVRRRKNKSKVTVTTVHPSATSNHEPRNMSANTEEDTEAEVNWFLKTISFILGVSTVVILGYIYARHINTLHENQLWFSNLKEVEREISFRTEAGLYYSFFKQMVEAPSFSQGLYDLAHDNVTEHLRTINILERFNVYQEVIVCALYKFAPIKIEPIFFYIYSVFFLHGLLICAIYSITWLLSRSWIAGALTALFYIFNRFDTTRVEYTIPLRESFALPFLWGQIAALTYYLSAQTTKKKKIFSLCVITLCTFFFALTWQFAQFILLLQAMALFGVVMLDIIPMYKVRSVYTIQLFSLLSVCLLQFLNKMIISSLVLSFIPAAYIVFFIKGDVIKPCGIVLRILKVLLSIVLVFFFTAVINVSLKGILQHEADEHIFKFVAQKLGLGDWKDFDSQLYLCTGAFNVLPSDTYERLTTHLVFPFYVVTHFTVLVFLAMAVLQNWKHFSSSDSKDDAQEEVKEGFITSPHILSQRPELAFHAVQTVFFALMAISTMRFKYLWTVYMCIMASVGICDFHFWKKLLSKFRIEGIVLEITRNGVTIIVLAALLIKALPPVLKNLEDLKEFYDPDTVDLMEWIKKDTAPTAAFTGSMQLLAGVKLCTGRPLTNHPHYEDKQLRERTKELYQYYGRTPPDKVHEIMLKYDVSYIILEDSICLAQSTGCRVPDLIDVLNGEIPDHGRAEERLKRSDVPRFCNEIRYSKPHFTKNFKLVFSNRTFRVYKVLGLEPSSQQ
- the LOC135487964 gene encoding protein C-mannosyl-transferase DPY19L3-like isoform X1 codes for the protein MVTCYHVDRAHNSYTIIMNDPRAVRRRKNKSKVTVTTVHPSATSNHEPRNMSANTEEDTEAEVNWFLKTISFILGVSTVVILGYIYARHINTLHENQLWFSNLKEVEREISFRTEAGLYYSFFKQMVEAPSFSQGLYDLAHDNVTEHLRTINILERFNVYQEVIVCALYKFAPIKIEPIFFYIYSVFFLHGLLICAIYSITWLLSRSWIAGALTALFYIFNRFDTTRVEYTIPLRESFALPFLWGQIAALTYYLSAQTTKKKKIFSLCVITLCTFFFALTWQFAQFILLLQAMALFGVVMLDIIPMYKVRSVYTIQLFSLLSVCLLQFLNKMIISSLVLSFIPAAYIVFFIKGDVIKPCGIVLRILKVLLSIVLVFFFTAVINVSLKGILQHEADEHIFKFVAQKLGLGDWKDFDSQLYLCTGAFNVLPSDTYERLTTHLVFPFYVVTHFTVLVFLAMAVLQNWKHFSSSDSKDDAQEEVKEGFITSPHILSQRPELAFHAVQTVFFALMAISTMRFKYLWTVYMCIMASVGICDFHFWKKLLSKFRIEGIVLEITRNGVTIIVLAALLIKALPPVLKNLEDLKEFYDPDTVDLMEWIKKDTAPTAAFTGSMQLLAGVKLCTGRPLTNHPHYEDKQLRERTKELYQYYGRTPPDKVHEIMLKYDVSYIILEDSICLAQSTGCRVPDLIDVLNGEIPDHGRAEERLKRSDVPRFCNEIRYSKPHFTKNFKLVFSNRTFRVYKVLGLEPSSQQ